Proteins encoded in a region of the Thunnus maccoyii chromosome 4, fThuMac1.1, whole genome shotgun sequence genome:
- the inavaa gene encoding innate immunity activator protein, with amino-acid sequence MTAIESKEEISDTDSGIILHSGPDSPTSPVKDLTTHTRALKLKHQSLEERLELCLLELRKLCIREAELTGKLPSDYPLMPDEKLPRVRRRIGASFKLDEGLIHLDKEDPELQELETGLALQMQIYQAARKLSLEENLSKPQKKSRLQQCKREEKKVKDLQEAVLQHRIKSECNSPCISISTSQNKDLSMSDDSSLSDVVALDDDVDSPGPLSPPVMGTSYLDPLQLSAKTLQSSQQSASQLSVEYERSPIQNSPWKESSLDQPYHKATKPQSACSSRSSSPVGTQVSAESCRIPLSQFIKNSALRHNHSTSAPSTPELHVRRQYSQSFRLPKSKPSTDVECLSSEKNRGRARLPQRHCATDFMVRSPEYSPLCPYQSSSEDSSSEHSTSSYMSSPGRDGPTDIPKLCPPPYGFHLGAQKKGVPNFPSSQKNTNRLQPSPGYIRATAEDGPLSPQDPDQGKCYLSAPPVACSPQQRQWQEGASSPRRVLKPPPPYTRLVRTPSLKEYPNHAIRLMPREIVSEELKSWHHRNQLQKLRPSYVEQSVKSPTSPHLPSFKQGLGNVILQRAADGTPVQWFVAEDAEIVSQV; translated from the exons ATGACAGCCATCGAGAGCAAAGAGGAGATCAGTGACACTGACAGTGGGATTATCTTGCACTCTG GTCCAGACAGCCCCACATCCCCAGTGAAGGACCTGACCACCCACACCAGagccctgaaactgaagcaccAGTCTCTGGAGGAGCGTCTGGAGCTCTGCCTGCTGGAGCTCAGGAAGCTCTGCATCAGGGAGGCA GAGCTGACTGGTAAACTGCCCTCAGACTATCCTCTGATGCCCGATGAGAAGCTGCCTCGCGTCAGGAGGAGGATTGGAGCCTCCTTCAAGCTGGACGAAGGTCTAATCCATCTGGATAAAGAG GATCCAGAGTTGCAAGAGCTGGAGACCGGCTTGGCTCTTCAGATGCAGATTTATCAGGCGGCCCGCAAACTCTCCCTGGAGGAGAACCTCAGCAAACCCCAGAAGAAGAGCCGCCTGCAGCAGTgcaagagggaggaaaagaaagtgaagGATCTGCAGGAGGCCGTGTTGCAGCACAGGATCAAGAGCGAGTGCAACTCACCATGCATCAGCATCTCAACCAGCCAGAACAAAG ATCTGAGCATGTCTGATGACAGCTCCCTGTCTGATGTGGTGGCCCTGGATGATG ATGTGGACTCGCCCggccctctctctcctccagtgATGGGCACGTCCTACTTGGACCCCCTCCAGCTGTCAGCCAAGACCCTGCAGTCATCCCAGCAGTCAGCGAGTCAGCTCAGTGTGGAGTATGAGCGCTCTCCCATCCAGAACTCTCCGTGGAAAGAGTCTAGTCTGGACCAGCCGTACCACAAGGCTACTAAACCTCAATCTGCTTGCAGCAGCAGGTCCAG TAGTCCGGTAGGAACCCAGGTGTCTGCAGAAAGCTGCAGGATTCCTCTCTCTCAGTTCATCAAGAACTCGGCGCTGCGTCACAACCACTCCACCAGCGCCCCCTCCACCCCCGAGCTGCATGTACGCCGACAGTACTCCCAGTCCTTCAG ACTTCCCAAAAGTAAGCCATCTACGGACGTGGAGTGTCTCAGCTCAGAGAAGAATCGAGGGCGAGCCAGGCTGCCGCAGCGGCACTGTGCAACTGACTTCATGGTGCGTTCTCCAGAGTACTCTCCCCTGTGTCCGTACCAGTCCAGCTCTGAGGACAGCAGCTCGGAGCACTCGACCTCCTCCTACATGAGCTCGCCTGGCAGGGACGGACCCACTGACATCCCGAAGCTCTGCCCTCCACCTTATGGATTCCACTTAGGAGCGCAGAAGAAAGGGGTCCCCAACTTCCCCAGCTCACAGAAGAACACCAACCGGCTGCAGCCCAGTCCCGGCTACATCAGGGCCACAGCGGAGGACGGCCCCCTTTCCCCTCAGGATCCAGACCAGGGAAAGTGCTACCTGTCTGCCCCTCCTGTGGCATGCAGCCCTCAGCAAAGACAGTGGCAGGAGGGAGCATCGTCCCCGAGGAGAGTGTTGAAACCCCCTCCGCCTTACACCAGGCTGGTGCGAACACCCTCGCTAAAGGAGTACCCGAACCACGCCATCCGGCTGATGCCCCGGGAGATCGTGTCGGAGGAGCTGAAGTCCTGGCACCACAGGAACCAGCTCCAGAAGTTACGGCCAAGTTATGTGGAACAGAGTGTCAAGAGCCCCACTTCACCTCACCTGCCGTCATTTAAACAG GGTTTGGGTAATGTGATTCTCCAGAGAGCCGCAGACGGGACTCCAGTCCAGTGGTTTGTAGCGGAGGATGCTGAAATCGTGAGCCAGGTGTAG